Proteins encoded by one window of Dyella humicola:
- a CDS encoding glutathione S-transferase family protein, with protein sequence MKLYYLPGACTLAGHIVLEWIGAPYEAVRLGHDSLKTSARQAQPGGLAVPMLEHTDFALTENMAMLGYLADLHPETGLLGDGTPRARAEIMGWLGFLCADVHMAFLPIFKASLFLKEETLAGALAENAREHVRTQLEQLDARLDGRDWLAGTRSVADAYLFVILRWAVGMDIGLYGLDHLMRFARRMEADPAVQAALFAEEGIPA encoded by the coding sequence GTGAAGCTGTACTACCTGCCGGGCGCCTGCACGTTAGCCGGGCACATCGTGCTCGAATGGATCGGCGCACCCTACGAAGCGGTCAGGCTTGGCCACGACAGCCTCAAGACATCGGCCCGCCAGGCCCAGCCCGGCGGCTTAGCCGTGCCGATGCTGGAACACACCGACTTCGCGCTTACGGAGAACATGGCGATGCTCGGCTACCTCGCTGACTTGCATCCCGAAACGGGCTTGCTCGGCGATGGCACGCCACGCGCACGCGCCGAGATCATGGGTTGGCTGGGGTTCCTTTGCGCGGATGTGCACATGGCGTTCCTGCCGATCTTCAAGGCATCGCTTTTTCTCAAGGAGGAAACCCTGGCCGGGGCGCTGGCGGAAAACGCCCGTGAGCACGTCCGCACGCAGCTGGAGCAACTCGATGCACGCCTGGATGGCCGTGACTGGCTGGCCGGAACGCGCTCGGTGGCCGATGCGTACCTGTTCGTGATCCTGCGCTGGGCCGTAGGCATGGACATCGGCCTGTATGGCCTGGATCACCTGATGCGTTTTGCCCGTCGCATGGAGGCCGACCCTGCCGTGCAGGCTGCGCTGTTCGCCGAAGAGGGCATTCCTGCCTGA
- a CDS encoding permease, with protein sequence MRVSVFVLLAVAGLFYVKWYPYYGRALVAAAHHSIGHSILMGEEASAPAPSWSAALGYALAYGKAIWQAMLLGLLLGSGIQALLPVNWVQRVLGNRGFGGVLAGGLLAMPGMMCTCCAAPVVVGLRQHQAAPGAAIAFWLGNTVLNPATLVFTGFVLGWHWTLLRMLLGVPMVFGLGYLANRITEPGSPVATKLLPTEPEPRSAAEVGKRWGRIFGRMTVRLIPEYVVIVLLLGAIRAWMFPHIGPAIDNQWFWIAGFALAGMLFVIPTAGEVPIVQAMLALGMGGGPAAALLMTLPPVSLPSLAMLGRSFPVRTLAVMAAAVFGCGLLGGALAAWLGMR encoded by the coding sequence GTGCGCGTGTCCGTGTTCGTCCTGCTGGCGGTCGCCGGCTTGTTCTATGTGAAGTGGTATCCGTACTACGGACGCGCCTTGGTGGCCGCGGCACACCATTCCATTGGCCATTCGATCCTGATGGGTGAGGAGGCGAGCGCGCCGGCGCCGTCCTGGAGCGCTGCGCTTGGCTATGCGCTGGCCTACGGCAAGGCGATCTGGCAGGCGATGCTCCTGGGCTTGTTGCTGGGTTCGGGTATCCAGGCCTTGCTGCCGGTGAACTGGGTGCAGCGTGTGCTGGGCAACCGCGGCTTCGGTGGCGTGCTGGCCGGCGGCCTGCTGGCCATGCCCGGCATGATGTGCACGTGCTGCGCAGCACCGGTGGTTGTGGGATTGCGCCAACACCAGGCGGCGCCCGGGGCGGCGATCGCGTTCTGGCTTGGCAACACGGTGCTGAATCCTGCAACCCTGGTGTTCACCGGCTTTGTGCTCGGCTGGCACTGGACCTTGCTGCGCATGCTGCTGGGTGTGCCAATGGTGTTTGGGCTGGGCTATTTGGCCAACCGGATCACGGAACCGGGTTCCCCGGTGGCGACCAAGTTACTGCCGACGGAGCCCGAGCCGCGCTCAGCGGCCGAGGTCGGCAAGCGCTGGGGGCGGATCTTCGGACGCATGACGGTGCGGCTGATTCCGGAATACGTCGTGATCGTGCTGCTGCTGGGCGCGATACGCGCATGGATGTTCCCTCACATTGGACCGGCGATCGATAATCAGTGGTTCTGGATCGCGGGCTTTGCACTGGCCGGGATGCTGTTCGTCATTCCGACGGCTGGCGAGGTACCGATCGTGCAGGCGATGCTGGCGTTGGGCATGGGAGGCGGACCAGCCGCCGCGTTGCTGATGACCCTGCCGCCGGTGAGCCTGCCGTCGCTTGCCATGCTCGGGCGCTCGTTTCCTGTGCGGACATTGGCGGTGATGGCCGCAGCGGTGTTCGGCTGTGGACTCCTCGGCGGAGCGCTCGCCGCATGGCTGGGGATGCGTTGA
- a CDS encoding formate dehydrogenase subunit gamma: MSRPKNVIVRYTAANRVNHWITAICFVLLVLSGLAMFHPMMFFLSGLFGGGQWMRAAHPWIGIVLLISYLCLIVQFWRENLVHRDDIEWLKQARFVVSNQEELAPPTGRNNAGQKLVFWSMALLIPVLFFTGLLIWEVYFGEATSIPVQRAAVLIHSLAAIAAILVWIVHVFAAIWVRDSVRAMTQGYVTPGWAWRHHRKWLWELASGQHEKSNDRKRP, from the coding sequence ATGAGCCGGCCGAAGAACGTCATCGTCCGCTACACCGCGGCAAACCGGGTCAACCACTGGATCACCGCAATCTGCTTCGTGTTGCTGGTGCTGTCGGGTCTGGCGATGTTCCATCCGATGATGTTCTTCCTGTCCGGCCTGTTCGGTGGCGGGCAATGGATGCGCGCGGCACATCCATGGATCGGCATCGTGTTGCTGATCAGTTATCTGTGCCTGATCGTGCAGTTCTGGCGCGAGAACCTCGTGCACCGGGACGACATCGAGTGGCTGAAACAAGCCCGCTTCGTCGTGTCCAATCAGGAGGAACTCGCCCCGCCGACCGGCCGCAACAACGCCGGCCAGAAGCTCGTGTTCTGGTCGATGGCGCTGCTCATTCCCGTGCTGTTCTTCACCGGCCTGCTGATCTGGGAAGTGTATTTCGGCGAAGCGACCTCCATTCCGGTGCAGCGTGCGGCAGTGCTGATCCACAGCCTCGCGGCGATCGCGGCCATCCTTGTCTGGATCGTGCATGTATTCGCGGCGATCTGGGTCCGCGATTCGGTGCGCGCCATGACGCAGGGCTATGTGACGCCGGGATGGGCCTGGCGCCATCACCGCAAATGGCTGTGGGAACTGGCGTCCGGCCAGCACGAGAAAAGCAACGACAGGAAGCGTCCGTGA
- a CDS encoding SDR family oxidoreductase, which yields MKIVIIGGTGLIGSKVAERLRKRGHEVIPAAPSTGVNALTGEGLDEAMAGTDIVVDLANSPSFEDKAVLDFFETSGRNLVTAEKKAGVEHHVALSVVGTGRPAFAASGYIRAKMAQEKLIRDAGIPYTIVHSTQFYEFLNGIAGDGGAGQEIRISSGLMQPIASDDVADAVTDVTLAPAVNGIMEIAGPEQAPMAELVQRFLTAIGDPRKVVADAKAAYFGAVLEPDTLLPGKGARLGKQDFQTWFARSPFAGHGTAK from the coding sequence ATGAAAATCGTAATCATCGGCGGTACCGGACTCATCGGCAGCAAGGTCGCCGAGCGCCTGCGCAAGCGCGGCCATGAAGTCATTCCCGCGGCGCCGTCGACCGGCGTCAACGCCCTCACCGGCGAAGGCCTGGACGAGGCGATGGCGGGCACGGACATCGTGGTGGACCTGGCCAACTCGCCCTCCTTCGAGGACAAGGCTGTGCTGGACTTTTTCGAGACGTCGGGACGCAACCTGGTCACCGCGGAGAAGAAGGCCGGCGTGGAGCACCATGTAGCCTTGTCGGTGGTGGGCACCGGTCGTCCTGCTTTTGCGGCGAGCGGGTACATCCGCGCCAAGATGGCCCAGGAAAAGTTGATACGCGACGCCGGCATTCCGTACACCATTGTCCACTCGACCCAGTTCTACGAGTTCCTCAACGGCATCGCCGGAGACGGCGGTGCAGGGCAGGAGATCCGCATTTCCAGCGGGCTGATGCAGCCGATCGCCTCAGACGACGTCGCTGATGCGGTCACCGATGTCACGCTCGCTCCGGCGGTCAACGGCATCATGGAAATTGCCGGTCCCGAGCAGGCGCCGATGGCGGAACTGGTCCAGCGCTTCCTCACCGCCATCGGGGATCCACGCAAGGTGGTCGCGGACGCGAAGGCGGCTTACTTCGGCGCCGTGCTGGAGCCGGATACGTTGCTGCCGGGCAAGGGCGCGCGGTTGGGCAAGCAGGACTTCCAAACCTGGTTCGCCCGTTCGCCGTTTGCCGGGCACGGTACGGCGAAGTGA
- the fdhE gene encoding formate dehydrogenase accessory protein FdhE, whose protein sequence is MKQAEAPPDSKWSGPAHAGVKSPDPILLAHPAQRFAATAQRLEQLATGHPMNAWLRFMARLAHAQHVVASTLAPAAALSPAVVAQAAEARLPPLAADGHRREASWREGLTLLLEHIDGSELPLAAREAMEQLRRSEAVTLDQLADDFLRGELVATDAGAAVYVAAALQVYFTCSAARLRAEDLRLLEERALCPCCGSPSVSGLITATGVIPGTRYLYCSLCSTAWNHVRAMCITCGGTRQLFLQGIEGDPGVIKAETCGDCHTYVKLLYQLHDMQVDPYADDLASLGLDILVAEEGFARHAPNPLLLMG, encoded by the coding sequence GTGAAGCAAGCCGAAGCACCACCCGACTCCAAATGGAGCGGGCCGGCCCACGCCGGCGTCAAGTCCCCCGATCCGATCCTGCTCGCCCATCCGGCGCAACGCTTCGCGGCCACCGCGCAACGACTGGAGCAGCTCGCCACCGGGCATCCGATGAATGCCTGGCTGCGCTTCATGGCCCGGCTGGCGCACGCTCAGCACGTCGTAGCATCGACGCTTGCCCCCGCCGCCGCGCTGAGCCCGGCTGTCGTGGCTCAAGCCGCCGAGGCGCGTCTGCCGCCGCTGGCGGCGGATGGTCATCGTCGCGAAGCGAGCTGGCGCGAAGGACTCACCTTGCTGCTCGAGCATATCGACGGAAGCGAACTGCCACTCGCTGCGCGCGAGGCCATGGAGCAATTGCGGCGCAGCGAAGCTGTCACGCTGGACCAGCTGGCTGACGATTTCCTGCGCGGCGAGCTGGTCGCCACGGATGCAGGTGCCGCCGTCTATGTCGCCGCCGCCCTGCAGGTTTATTTCACCTGCTCAGCGGCGCGCCTCCGCGCCGAGGACTTACGGCTGCTCGAAGAGCGTGCGCTATGCCCCTGCTGCGGCTCACCGTCCGTATCCGGCCTGATCACGGCCACTGGCGTGATACCCGGCACGCGCTACCTGTATTGCTCGCTGTGCTCGACCGCGTGGAACCACGTGCGCGCCATGTGCATCACCTGCGGCGGCACGCGTCAGCTATTCCTGCAAGGCATCGAAGGCGATCCCGGCGTGATCAAGGCCGAGACCTGCGGCGACTGCCACACCTACGTCAAGCTGCTCTACCAGCTGCACGACATGCAGGTCGATCCGTATGCAGACGATCTCGCCTCGCTGGGCCTGGACATCCTGGTCGCCGAGGAGGGCTTCGCCCGGCACGCACCGAACCCGTTGCTGTTGATGGGATAG
- a CDS encoding LysR family transcriptional regulator, whose amino-acid sequence MTFASQERRRCASNDALASTFSASYAGVVAFIAVATEGSFARAADRLGIGRSAVSRSVQKLEAQLGARLFLRTTRSTSLTREGELFYRNCHPGVERIVQALEDMRDLREGPPRGQLRISAAVGFGRRIVAPLLNGFRARFPDIAIDLLLDDRAMDFSTDRLDVAFRNGRMEDSQVIAKRLMPMPMMVCASPAYVRAHGLPRRVEDLAGHACIKFRTASGRIVEWEFKVAGRNQKFLPSSTFTFNDDELVLQAVLDGQGLAQMGGCQISEHLREGRLVACLAPYAPDDRAHYLCYVSRRQLPARIRVFIDYMTTAIRALDPQGAAGLTLGPGAVAGKAREVLAAGIA is encoded by the coding sequence ATGACGTTTGCATCCCAGGAACGACGCCGCTGCGCGAGCAACGACGCGCTGGCGTCCACCTTCTCCGCGAGTTACGCCGGTGTGGTCGCGTTCATCGCCGTGGCGACCGAGGGCAGTTTCGCTCGTGCCGCCGATCGACTCGGCATCGGCCGCTCGGCGGTCAGCCGCAGCGTGCAGAAGCTGGAAGCCCAGTTGGGTGCGCGGTTGTTCCTGCGCACCACCCGAAGCACCTCGCTGACACGCGAAGGTGAGCTGTTCTACCGGAACTGCCATCCTGGCGTGGAGCGGATCGTCCAGGCGCTGGAAGACATGCGCGACCTGCGCGAGGGACCGCCGCGCGGACAGCTGCGGATCAGCGCGGCGGTGGGCTTCGGACGCCGCATCGTGGCGCCGCTGCTCAACGGTTTTCGTGCGCGCTTTCCGGATATCGCCATCGACCTGTTGCTCGACGACCGCGCCATGGACTTCAGCACCGATCGGCTGGACGTGGCCTTTCGCAACGGTCGCATGGAAGACAGCCAGGTGATCGCCAAGCGGCTGATGCCGATGCCGATGATGGTCTGTGCGTCGCCGGCGTATGTGCGCGCCCATGGGCTGCCGCGGCGCGTGGAGGACTTGGCAGGGCACGCCTGCATCAAGTTCCGCACGGCGTCGGGACGGATCGTCGAATGGGAGTTCAAGGTCGCTGGCCGGAATCAGAAGTTCCTGCCGTCGTCGACCTTCACGTTCAACGACGACGAGCTGGTCCTGCAGGCGGTGCTTGACGGCCAGGGCCTTGCACAGATGGGCGGCTGCCAGATCAGCGAACACCTGCGCGAAGGTCGGCTGGTGGCGTGCCTGGCGCCGTACGCGCCCGACGATCGAGCGCACTACCTTTGTTACGTGAGTCGGCGGCAGCTGCCGGCGCGGATTCGCGTTTTCATCGACTACATGACCACCGCGATACGCGCGCTGGACCCGCAGGGCGCGGCTGGCCTGACGTTGGGGCCCGGGGCGGTCGCGGGCAAGGCAAGGGAAGTCCTCGCGGCGGGCATTGCCTGA
- the fdnG gene encoding formate dehydrogenase-N subunit alpha, which translates to MPLTRREFIKFTGLALAASSLGMLGFGESGEAQAAAVRPFKLTRATETRNTCTYCSVACGILIYSMGDRAKNARSNIIHIEGDPDHPVNRGTLCPKGSALLDVVHAPTRLRVPRYRPPGGTEFKDVSWDYALDRIARLMKDDRDKNFIAKNAAGTTVNRWTTVGMLAASASSSETSYLTWKAVRSLGMVVFDNQARVUHGPTVASLAPSFGRGAMTNTWQDIKNANVVIVMGGNAAEAHPCGFKWVIEAKIENGAKLVVVDPRFTRTASVADYYAPIRPGTDIAFLSGVIRYLLEKDAIQHEYVHAYTNASLIVKDGFTFQDGLFSGYNEDTHSYDKSTWDYELDKDGFAQFDDTWQDPRCVINLLKHHVSRYTPEMVSRICGTPQDKFLHVCELIASTAAPDKAMTSLFALGWTQHSVGAQNIRNMAMIQLLLGNIGVAGGGMNALRGHSNIQGLTDVGLLSNQMPGYMNLPTDKETDFDIYMSTRQFKPLRPGQISFYQNTRKLFVSLMKALYGDAATQDTNWAYDWLPKLDIPLYDIIKAFEMMNNDQMTGYICQGFNPLQAFPDRGKIRRGLSKLKFLVTMDPLDTETSRFWQDFGPQNPANSAEIQTEVFQLPTTCFAEENGSLVNSARWLQWHWKAADAPGIAMSDIWIMSGIFHRLRELYRKEGGAFPDPILNLTWKYTDPISPDPEDLAKEMNGRALADLTDAATGAVTKAGTLLDGFAQLRDDGTTSSGCWIFAGSFTEKGNQMARRDATDPREQGIAPNWAWAWPANRRILYNRASADPAGKPWNPAKPVISWNGTRWVGIDVPDYTPTLDPSAGVSPFIMNDEGLGRLFARKLMAEGPFPEHYEPMESPVANVLHPKVQNNPVARVFANDRAAFGSPKDFPYVATTYRLTEHFHFWTKHALINAILQPEEFVEIGEVLAKEKGIAQGGWVKVSSHRGHVVCKAYVTKRIKPLTVDGKPTHVIGVPLHWGFTGQARKGYGANTLTPSVGDANTQTPEFKAFLVNIEKTSAPVAA; encoded by the coding sequence ATGCCACTCACTCGCCGAGAGTTCATCAAGTTCACCGGTCTGGCCCTGGCAGCGTCAAGCCTCGGCATGCTTGGCTTCGGGGAGTCGGGGGAGGCGCAAGCCGCCGCTGTGCGACCCTTCAAGCTCACCCGCGCGACCGAAACGCGCAACACCTGCACGTACTGCTCGGTCGCCTGCGGCATTCTGATCTACAGCATGGGCGACCGTGCCAAGAATGCGCGCTCCAACATCATCCATATCGAAGGTGATCCGGACCATCCGGTGAACCGTGGCACCCTGTGTCCGAAGGGATCGGCCCTGCTCGACGTGGTGCATGCGCCGACGCGACTGAGGGTGCCGCGCTATCGGCCACCGGGCGGCACCGAGTTCAAGGACGTTTCCTGGGACTACGCGCTGGATCGGATCGCCCGGCTGATGAAGGACGATCGCGACAAGAACTTCATCGCGAAGAACGCTGCCGGCACCACCGTCAACCGCTGGACCACCGTCGGCATGCTGGCGGCCTCGGCATCATCCAGTGAGACCTCGTACCTCACCTGGAAGGCGGTGCGCTCCCTTGGCATGGTGGTGTTCGACAACCAGGCGCGCGTCTGACACGGACCGACGGTGGCCAGTCTGGCCCCATCATTCGGTCGCGGTGCGATGACCAACACCTGGCAGGACATCAAGAACGCCAATGTCGTCATCGTCATGGGAGGCAACGCAGCCGAAGCGCATCCCTGCGGTTTCAAATGGGTGATCGAGGCAAAGATCGAGAACGGCGCCAAGCTCGTCGTAGTCGACCCGCGCTTCACGCGCACGGCGTCGGTGGCGGACTACTACGCCCCCATTCGCCCAGGCACCGACATTGCGTTCCTTAGCGGCGTCATTCGTTATCTGCTGGAGAAGGACGCCATCCAGCATGAGTATGTGCACGCGTACACCAACGCCAGCCTGATCGTGAAGGATGGCTTCACGTTCCAGGACGGCCTGTTCAGCGGCTACAACGAGGACACCCACAGCTACGACAAGTCGACCTGGGACTACGAACTGGACAAGGACGGCTTTGCTCAGTTCGACGATACCTGGCAGGACCCACGATGCGTCATCAACCTGCTCAAGCATCACGTATCGCGCTACACGCCGGAGATGGTCTCGCGCATTTGCGGCACGCCACAGGACAAATTCCTGCATGTGTGTGAGTTGATCGCGAGCACGGCTGCGCCGGATAAGGCCATGACCAGCCTGTTTGCGCTGGGTTGGACGCAACACTCGGTGGGCGCGCAGAACATCCGCAACATGGCGATGATCCAGCTGCTGCTCGGCAATATCGGCGTGGCGGGCGGCGGCATGAATGCCTTGCGCGGACACTCCAACATCCAGGGCTTGACCGACGTCGGCCTGCTTTCCAACCAGATGCCGGGCTACATGAACCTGCCCACCGACAAGGAAACCGACTTCGACATTTACATGTCGACCAGGCAGTTCAAGCCGTTGCGTCCGGGCCAGATCAGTTTTTACCAGAACACCCGCAAGCTCTTCGTGAGCCTGATGAAGGCGCTGTATGGCGATGCCGCCACGCAGGACACCAATTGGGCCTACGACTGGTTGCCCAAGCTCGACATACCGTTGTACGACATCATCAAGGCGTTCGAGATGATGAACAACGACCAGATGACCGGCTACATCTGCCAAGGCTTCAATCCGCTGCAGGCGTTCCCGGATCGCGGCAAGATCCGCCGCGGCCTGAGCAAGCTGAAGTTCCTGGTCACCATGGATCCGCTCGATACGGAGACCTCGCGTTTCTGGCAGGACTTCGGTCCGCAGAACCCGGCCAATTCCGCCGAAATCCAGACCGAAGTATTCCAGCTGCCCACCACCTGCTTCGCCGAAGAGAACGGCTCGCTGGTCAATTCGGCGCGCTGGCTGCAATGGCACTGGAAGGCCGCGGATGCGCCCGGCATTGCCATGTCCGACATCTGGATCATGAGCGGCATCTTCCATCGCTTGCGCGAGTTGTATCGCAAGGAAGGCGGCGCCTTCCCTGATCCCATTCTCAACCTCACCTGGAAGTACACCGACCCCATCAGCCCCGATCCGGAAGACCTGGCCAAGGAAATGAATGGCCGCGCGCTGGCCGATCTCACCGATGCGGCCACCGGCGCGGTGACCAAGGCCGGCACGCTGCTGGATGGCTTTGCGCAATTGCGTGACGACGGCACCACCTCATCCGGCTGCTGGATTTTCGCCGGCTCGTTCACCGAGAAGGGCAACCAGATGGCTCGCCGCGATGCCACCGATCCACGCGAACAAGGCATCGCCCCGAACTGGGCGTGGGCATGGCCGGCCAACCGTCGCATCCTGTACAACCGCGCCAGCGCCGATCCGGCTGGCAAGCCGTGGAATCCGGCCAAACCGGTCATTTCGTGGAATGGCACGCGCTGGGTGGGCATCGACGTGCCCGACTACACACCGACGTTGGACCCGTCGGCGGGCGTCAGTCCGTTCATCATGAACGACGAGGGGCTGGGTCGCCTGTTCGCTCGCAAGCTGATGGCCGAAGGGCCGTTCCCGGAACACTACGAGCCGATGGAATCGCCGGTGGCAAACGTGCTGCATCCGAAGGTGCAGAACAATCCGGTTGCCCGCGTATTTGCGAATGATCGTGCCGCGTTTGGCAGTCCAAAGGACTTCCCGTATGTGGCGACCACCTACCGCCTCACCGAGCACTTCCACTTCTGGACCAAGCATGCGCTGATCAACGCGATCCTGCAGCCGGAGGAGTTCGTGGAGATCGGTGAGGTCCTGGCCAAGGAGAAAGGCATCGCGCAGGGCGGTTGGGTAAAGGTGTCGTCCCATCGCGGCCACGTGGTGTGCAAGGCTTATGTGACCAAGCGCATCAAGCCGCTCACGGTCGACGGCAAGCCAACCCATGTGATCGGCGTGCCGTTGCACTGGGGCTTCACTGGGCAAGCAAGAAAGGGCTATGGCGCCAACACGCTGACGCCGTCTGTCGGCGATGCCAACACGCAGACACCCGAGTTCAAGGCGTTCCTGGTCAACATCGAGAAGACCAGCGCACCGGTCGCAGCCTGA
- the fdxH gene encoding formate dehydrogenase subunit beta produces the protein MSDLQSQDLVRRSASTMTPPSVRSHVEQVAKLIDVSRCIGCKACQAACMEWNDLRPEIGYFEGSYENPMDLDPSVWTLMKFAEYENEQGNLEWLIRKDGCMHCEDPGCLKACPAPGAIVQYANGIVDFISDKCIGCGYCVKGCPFDIPRISKQDHKAYKCTLCSDRVAVGQEPACVKACPTGAIMFGAKTTMQEWAGERIVDLKSRGFEQAGLYDPPAVGGTHVMYVLHHADRPSLYSGLPDHPRISPVVEAWKGILKPLALIGVGLAAVVGFFHLIVEGPNEVTDEDEAEGERVLRESETEKPS, from the coding sequence ATGTCAGACCTGCAATCGCAAGACCTGGTGCGGCGTTCCGCATCGACCATGACGCCTCCCTCGGTGCGCAGTCACGTGGAGCAAGTCGCCAAGCTGATCGACGTCAGCCGCTGTATCGGCTGCAAGGCCTGCCAGGCGGCGTGCATGGAGTGGAACGACCTGCGACCGGAAATCGGTTACTTCGAAGGGTCGTACGAGAATCCGATGGACCTGGATCCAAGCGTGTGGACCTTGATGAAATTCGCCGAGTACGAGAACGAACAGGGCAACCTCGAGTGGCTGATCCGCAAAGATGGCTGCATGCACTGCGAGGACCCGGGTTGCCTGAAGGCCTGTCCGGCTCCTGGTGCGATCGTGCAGTACGCCAACGGCATCGTCGATTTCATCAGCGACAAGTGCATCGGCTGCGGCTACTGCGTGAAGGGCTGCCCGTTCGATATCCCGCGCATCAGCAAGCAAGACCACAAGGCGTACAAATGCACGCTTTGTTCCGACCGCGTGGCGGTCGGGCAGGAGCCCGCCTGTGTCAAGGCCTGTCCTACCGGCGCGATCATGTTCGGCGCCAAGACGACCATGCAGGAGTGGGCAGGGGAACGCATCGTTGACCTGAAATCCCGTGGCTTCGAACAAGCCGGGCTATACGACCCGCCGGCAGTCGGCGGCACGCATGTGATGTATGTGTTGCATCACGCGGACCGGCCATCGTTGTACTCGGGTTTGCCCGATCACCCGCGGATAAGTCCGGTGGTCGAAGCGTGGAAGGGCATCCTCAAGCCGCTGGCCCTGATTGGCGTCGGGCTCGCGGCCGTCGTCGGCTTCTTCCACTTGATCGTCGAAGGTCCGAACGAAGTCACCGACGAGGACGAGGCCGAGGGCGAGCGCGTGCTGCGCGAATCGGAAACGGAGAAGCCATCATGA